Proteins encoded by one window of bacterium:
- a CDS encoding radical SAM protein gives MTQIQAKRPGPRAYEPKWLAWEITGRCNLNCIHCRSSSDMGSDEGDFSLEEARRFIDELTSFATPVVVLSGGEPLLRKDVFEIAAYGTSKGLRMALATNGVLVDDPICERIKASGIRIVSLSLDGSTAGIHDDFRQQPGAFDSTLRAAGYFRKHGIEFLVNSSFTRRNQKDIPNTYKLAKKIGSTAWYMFMIVPMGRGEDLLAELISREDYDEILKWHFAMELEEHEMLVRPTCAPHYYRIVQQEAKAKGIDFERRNLKFGTGGSKGCIAAQSIAFIGSRGEVQPCSYFPRSAGNVKKQHFKEIWENSRLFNDMRSFKDYKGRCGSCEYLGVCGGCRARALAITGDYMEEEPFCDHIPKKVLREREKELKTDE, from the coding sequence TTGACTCAGATACAGGCAAAGAGACCCGGTCCCAGGGCGTACGAGCCCAAATGGCTCGCCTGGGAGATCACGGGCAGGTGCAACCTCAACTGCATTCACTGCCGCTCATCTTCGGACATGGGCTCGGACGAGGGGGATTTTTCCCTTGAAGAGGCCAGGAGGTTCATCGACGAACTGACGTCCTTTGCCACCCCGGTGGTTGTCCTGTCCGGAGGCGAGCCGCTGCTGCGCAAGGACGTCTTCGAGATCGCAGCCTACGGCACGAGCAAGGGTCTCCGCATGGCCCTGGCTACCAACGGCGTCCTGGTGGACGACCCGATCTGCGAGAGAATAAAGGCGTCGGGGATACGCATCGTTTCCCTGAGCCTGGACGGCTCCACGGCCGGAATCCACGACGATTTCCGCCAGCAGCCAGGAGCCTTCGACTCCACCCTGAGAGCGGCCGGATACTTCCGCAAACACGGCATCGAGTTCCTGGTCAACTCCTCCTTCACCAGGCGCAACCAGAAAGACATCCCCAACACCTACAAGCTGGCCAAAAAGATCGGCTCCACAGCCTGGTACATGTTCATGATCGTTCCCATGGGCAGGGGTGAGGACCTCCTGGCCGAACTCATCTCCAGGGAGGATTATGACGAGATCCTCAAGTGGCATTTCGCGATGGAGCTGGAGGAACATGAGATGCTCGTCCGTCCCACCTGTGCGCCCCATTATTACCGCATCGTTCAGCAGGAGGCCAAGGCCAAGGGGATCGATTTTGAAAGAAGGAACCTGAAGTTCGGGACGGGGGGCTCAAAGGGGTGTATCGCCGCCCAGTCCATCGCCTTTATCGGCAGCCGCGGCGAGGTCCAGCCCTGCAGCTACTTCCCCCGGTCCGCGGGCAACGTCAAGAAGCAGCACTTCAAGGAGATCTGGGAAAACAGCCGGCTCTTCAATGACATGAGAAGCTTCAAGGATTACAAGGGCCGATGCGGCTCCTGTGAATACCTCGGAGTCTGCGGCGGCTGCCGCGCACGTGCCCTGGCCATTACCGGCGACTACATGGAGGAAGAACCGTTTTGCGACCACATCCCGAAAAAGGTCCTCCGTGAAAGGGAAAAGGAGTTAAAAACTGATGAATAA